AACTGTTGTTTCCGCTGCCAGTCTGTGAACCACATGTGACAGCGCTTGGACTCTTATCTCTCTGTCCTTTGAGTATAAGCACTGGAGGTGGAACTTTAAAATCTGgaagagaatatatgaatattagaaaagaaaaaaagagcacatGGTAAAGCAAATGTGATTCCAGAAGACATTAACTTCATTCTTGAATCTTGagaaaacaaattcaaaatctATAATATGCTCTGGATCTTTCTATTATAATATGGCAATGTTGCAGAATAATTTGACAGTTCATCAGAGcctgaaaaaatgaaaagtaagagGTGTGactttaaaatttaacaaaaatagcCAGCTGGTGTAATACTAACATGACCATAGAATGGCTAGTTATCAACAGAAATTATATTTTAAGCAAATCCTTCTTTGCTTCTGAAACATAATACATGATAACATTCTGCTTATCTTCATTTATAACTGATTTAAATCTCTACTATGCAgtaccatatttttttccccttgtttctttTGTTCAAAGGCTCTATATACCACATAATCTGCCCTTAACTACAAACTGTAAGTACTAAATAGCAAATCCTTCCCATAccttaaaattttcctctattcTATTACTTCCGTAAATGTCAGCTGGAAGATTAGCAACTGCTCGACCAAGGTTGGTGTCTGAATCTGCTAAATACTGCAGATCGAGGAGACATTCACACCAGCATTCCACAGCATTAGCCCACACAGTCTGACTCATCAACAGTTTGCCACGAAACAGGGCAAGCAACATGGCTTTTGTTACTTGAACCACCTGTTGATTGGTATATTC
This genomic window from Penaeus monodon isolate SGIC_2016 unplaced genomic scaffold, NSTDA_Pmon_1 PmonScaffold_14716, whole genome shotgun sequence contains:
- the LOC119569381 gene encoding uncharacterized protein LOC119569381; protein product: MLLALFRGKLLMSQTVWANAVECWCECLLDLQYLADSDTNLGRAVANLPADIYGSNRIEENFKILKFHLQCLYSKDREIRVQALSHVVHRLAAETTVFVPDPRAFHLMTHHDLFINSQPIHLLLKGRISTETGRLAKVVELVMSAGESEVRRAAWSQLAFFLEDPALHQPFLQLCSIQYIVMNFVGMLKVSSV